DNA from Marinitoga sp. 38H-ov:
ACGTTAGTTGCCTTTGAATCATTATAAAATTTTATACCGTTACATTCTCCAACAAATTCTAATCTATGTTCTAATGTTTTAAAAGAATTTAATTTTTCTTCTATTAATTCTTTTGAAATATCAAGATTTAATGAAATCGCAACAGCAGCTAAGACATCTTCTCTATATAACTCAAGTTTTAAAGACTCGTTATTTACTTTAATATTAATATTATTTTTTGTTTTTATCATGTTATTTTTCCATATATAATCTCCATTTTCCCCAAAGGAAAATAAATTCTTAACATTATTAATATATGTTTTAAGATTAGAATTAATAAATCCAAGACCATTATTTTTAATTGTTTTTAGTATTAAGTTAAGTTTAGTATTGTAATATTCTTCTAAAGAAGAATGCCAATCTAAATGATCTGGCATTAGATTTATTAAAACTGAAAATTCCGGTGTAAAATTTCTTCCCCAATACAATTGAAAGCTAGATACTTCAACAACATATATTTCATTATTAAAATCAGCAGTTGAAAGAGGAGTTCCTAAATTTCCACCAACAAATGTATTATATGATCCTTTTAATATATGTCCAATTAATTCAGTTGTAGTTGATTTTCCATTAGTACCAGTAACACCAATGAAAATAGATTTAGGATTTTCTTTCTTTATTTTTTTCCAAACATATTCAATTTCAGTTGTATAAGGTATATTATTTTCAAATATAATTTGAATAGGCAAACTTTTAGGATTTATTCCAGGGCTTATTATTGCCAAATCTGATGATTTTAATAAATTGCCGTGATTTTCTTCATATGATATATTATTTTTTTCAAAAAAAAGTTTATCTTTATCGGAGAAAGGCTTATTATTGCTTATGCATATTTCATTATTTTCATTAATTAAAATGTTTTTTAATAATTCTTCATTACTAATACCATAACCAACAAGACATATTTTCATATTAATCCTCCAAGTCCAATTAAAGATAAAATTAAATTTATTATAATAAACCTAAAGGTAATATTTTCTTCTGGCCATTTTTTTAATTCAAAGTGATGATGAATAGGTGACATTAGAAAAACTCTTTTTCCTCTTAATTTAAATGAAGATACTTGAATTATTACGCTTAATGTTTCTACAATAAATATAAATCCAGTAAAGATTAAGAATAATTCAATATGGTAATAAGTAACTAAAGCTGAAAGTATAGCCCCTAATGCTAAAGAGCCGGTATCACCCATAAAAACTTTTGCTGGTTTTACATTAAAAATTAAAAATATGGATATTGGAAGTACTATAGTAAATAGTAAATATAATGATGCATTAAATAATAGAACGCTTATTAATATAGTAAATATAGCAGATATAATAAATGTGCCTCCAGCTAAACCATCTAAACCATCTGTTAGATTTGTTGCATTTGAAAATCCGGTAAATAAAAAAACGTATAAAATAAAATATATGTATGAATTTAAATTATATTGAATATGAACAAATGGAATATAAACATCAATTGGTGAAAAATATTTTGAAAATATAAAATACAATAATATTGAAAATGCAATTTGTAAAATTAATTTTCCTTTAGGTGTTAATCCCATTGCTTCCTTTTTATATATAGAGCTGAAATCATCAAAAAAACCTATAATTCCAAATAATAATGAAGCTATTGATATATATAAGAATATGGGATCTTTAAGAAATAAAAATACTACTGTATTTAATAATACAATAGTTGGAATAAATATAATACCACCAGCAGTTGGAGTTCCTTGCTTATAACCATGTAAATCAGGACCTTCAGGTCTAATATATTGTCCAAATTGTTTTTTTCTTGCCCAAGTGATATATTTTGGATATAATATGAATTCGATAATTAGAATTAAAATTATAAAAAAAATCATTTTATCCTCCTTTTATAGTATCTTCAACTATTTTCCATAAATTTGTGCCATTTGAACCTTTAACATATATAAAAGAATATGGTAAATTTAAAACTTTAATAATATCGTCTTTGGTTTTAATAATATTAATTTCATCAAAATTATATTTATTTTCTGGATCGTAAAAATATATTTCATCAAATAATTCTTTTGCTTTTTTTAGAACTTCTAAATGATAATTATAACTATTATCTCCTAGTTCTAACATTTCTCCCATTATGAGTACTTTTTTCTCAGATATATTCATTTTTTTAAATGTTTCGAAAGCTGCAAAAAATGATTCTTTTGAGGCATTATATGCATCATTTATTACAATGGAATTATTGTATCTTTTAAAATCAAATCTTTTTTCCGGTAATTTAAAACTAGAAATATAGAATGGATCAATTGGTATTTCGAAATATAATGAAACCATTAAAGAAACCAAAGCATCTAATAATTGACCTTTATTCCATATACCGGATAAAGTAAGCATTAACGATTCGCCGTATATATTATAATATACGCGAGTATTTCCATTAAGATATTCATAATCAATTAAATAACCATCATTATTTTTATTTTCTCCAAATTTGTAAACTTTTATATCTTTTGGATAATTTATATCTAAAAGCGGTTCATCACCATTAATGAATATCAGCCCGGGTTTTTCTGAATGAGAAATTATTTTTAATTTTTCTTTTGCAATATTTTCTCTAGTTTTAAAAAATTCAATATGAGAAGTACCGATATTTAATATTATTGAAATATTTGGACTATAATATTTTGAAAGATATTCTAAATCATTTTCTTTTCTTAAACCCATTTCTAAAATTGAAACAGGCTGATTATTATAATTGTTTAAAATGCTTATAGGTATTCCTATTTCTGTATTATAATTTTTTTCTGTTTTAAAAACATTAAATCCATATGATAATAAATGAAAAAGGAAAAACTTTGTAGTAGTTTTTCCGTTTGATCCTGTAATACCTATTCTTATTTTTGAATTTTTAATTATTTGAGAAGCTTTTTCATTTATATAATTAATAACATTATCTACCAAAATAACTTCCTTAATATAGTCTCTAGGTTCTTCAACAATGGCCTTTTGAGCACCTTTTTTAAACGCTTCATTTACAAAGTCATGACCATTATTTCTTTCTCCTTTTATTGCAATAAATATATCACCTTCAGATATTTTACGTGAATCAATTTCATATTTCATCGTTTCATCACCTTTCTAAACTTTTGAACAATATCGTAAGCAACTTCATAATCATTAAAAGGAATTTTTCTTCCATTTTCATATAATTGGAATTTCTCATGTCCTCTACCTGCGATTATTATAATGTCATCACGTGAAGCAAAGCTAATTGCGGCTTTTATAGCTGTTTTTCTATTTCTAATGACAATGTAAGTTTTCTCCTTATTAATTCCTTCTAATATTTGTTCAATTATTTCATCTGGATCATCATCTTTTGGATCATCATCAGTAATAATAATTAAATCGCTGTATTTTGATGCAATTTCGCCCATAATTTTTCTTTTTCCAATATCAGCAGATCCTCCTGCTCCAAATACTAATATAACACGACCTTTTGTGATTTTTCTGGCGCTTTTAAGTACTTTTTCTAAAGCATCAGGGGTATGAGCAAAATCAATATATACCTTATACTCAATATCTTTTGTATTTTCTACTAATTGAAATCTTCCAGGTACTCCGGTAAATGTAGAAATATTATGCCTGATTTCTTCTCTTTCAATTCCTAAGTTAATTAAAGCCACAAATGCAGCTGTAATATTTTGTGCATTATACTCGCCAATTAAGTTAGTATGTATATTGTTTTCAATACCATCAGGTTCAACAATTGTAAAACTCATTTGTGAGTTGTTATATTCAACATCTTTTATTATATAATCTGAATTAGTATCAAATCCGTATGTTATTAAATTATCATATGGAACTTCATTTGGGTTTATAGCGTCTAAATTAATGATTCCAATGCCGTCTAGTTGTTTGAATAATGAGTATTTTGTTTGCTTGTATTCTTCAAAGCTTGAATGATAATCTAAATGGTCTCTTGTAATATTTGTTAATATTGCTATTTTAAAAGGAATCTTAAAAACTCTTTTTTGAGATAGAGCGTGAGATGAAACTTCTATACAAATATTCTTAATAGATCTTTCTTTTGAAAGATTTATTATTTTTGCAATTTCATCAACACCTGGAGTTGTATTATATGGTTCATATAATAATTCATCATTTAATTTAATTCCAACAGTGCTAATTAAAGAACTATTTTGAGTTTGGGTTAAGACATGATGGATTAGTGAAATAACTGTTGTTTTTCCGTTTGTTCCTGTAACCCCAATAAAATTAAAATCTTCAAAATTTATGTTATAATATGCATAATTAAGCAATGCATATGCCTCTTTTGTATCACTAACGAGAATATATGGATAATCAATAGGTGTTTTTTTAGCATTTTCTGATATTATTAGATTTGCGTGGAATTCAATAGCTGTTTTAATAAAATCATGTCCATCAAAATTATTGCCTTTAATACAAACAAAAACAGATCCTGGTTTTATATTGTTTGTATTATTAGTAATATGATTTATTTCCATATCCAATGGAAAGTTATGCTCAATAATTATATCACTTAAAATATTAATAATATCATGACCATTCATATTCTCACGCTCCTTGAAACATTTCTTAACTAATTTTACACTAATAATTAATTTTTTACAACCCTCTTTTTATGATATCATATAATTAGCACTCGAAAAAAAGGAGTGATAAAATGCCAAAAGAATTGAGTAATAGACAAAAGAGAGTATTATTTGCTATTATAGAAAATTTTATTGAAGAAAAAAAACCAATTAGTTCATCGGAAATATTAAAAAAATCAAATTTAAATGTTAGTTCAGCAACTATTAGAAATGATATGCAGAAATTGCAACATTTAAATTTAATATTCCAACCACATTCTAGCGCTGGTAGAATACCTACGGATAATGCGCTAAGACTTTATTTTGAAGCTATTAAAGAAAGTTTTTCAGTTTCTAGTAAAAATATTGAATTACCTCAAGAATATAAATTTTATGATATAAATTTAATGTTTGACAGATTTTCCAAGGTATTGTCTGAATTGACAAATGGAATAGTTATTTTGGAATTACCAGATTCAAAATATGTATATATAACGAGAGCTGTAGTTTCGGATTTAACAAATGATTTTTATCAAATAACATTAATGACTAATTTGGGATTATCTATTACTAGAACAGTGGAGAAATTTGGTTTTCCTTCTGTAAAAGAATTAGAAAAAATATTAAATGAAGGTCTTGTTGGAAAATCTATGCATGAGATAATAAATATTATAAAATCTAAAACAATAGAAGGAGAAAAGGATGTTAGAATAATAAATTTATATAATTTAGTCTTTTTATTAGTAGAGGAGTTTTTTAGAAATAAATTTATTGTTAATGGACTTGCTAGAATTATATCTACAGAATATTTTAACACAAAAGAAATAATTTTTCTATCAAAAATTGTTGAGGAAGATAAATTAAAGGCTCAATTATTTTCTATGAAACCATTTGATATGGAAATTAAAGTAACTATTGGGAATGAATTTGAAATAAGCGAATTAAAAAATTTTGCGATGTTTGAAACATCATATTGTTATAATGCTAATCCGTTAGGGAAG
Protein-coding regions in this window:
- the mraY gene encoding phospho-N-acetylmuramoyl-pentapeptide-transferase, encoding MIFFIILILIIEFILYPKYITWARKKQFGQYIRPEGPDLHGYKQGTPTAGGIIFIPTIVLLNTVVFLFLKDPIFLYISIASLLFGIIGFFDDFSSIYKKEAMGLTPKGKLILQIAFSILLYFIFSKYFSPIDVYIPFVHIQYNLNSYIYFILYVFLFTGFSNATNLTDGLDGLAGGTFIISAIFTILISVLLFNASLYLLFTIVLPISIFLIFNVKPAKVFMGDTGSLALGAILSALVTYYHIELFLIFTGFIFIVETLSVIIQVSSFKLRGKRVFLMSPIHHHFELKKWPEENITFRFIIINLILSLIGLGGLI
- the murF gene encoding UDP-N-acetylmuramoyl-tripeptide--D-alanyl-D-alanine ligase, with amino-acid sequence MKYEIDSRKISEGDIFIAIKGERNNGHDFVNEAFKKGAQKAIVEEPRDYIKEVILVDNVINYINEKASQIIKNSKIRIGITGSNGKTTTKFFLFHLLSYGFNVFKTEKNYNTEIGIPISILNNYNNQPVSILEMGLRKENDLEYLSKYYSPNISIILNIGTSHIEFFKTRENIAKEKLKIISHSEKPGLIFINGDEPLLDINYPKDIKVYKFGENKNNDGYLIDYEYLNGNTRVYYNIYGESLMLTLSGIWNKGQLLDALVSLMVSLYFEIPIDPFYISSFKLPEKRFDFKRYNNSIVINDAYNASKESFFAAFETFKKMNISEKKVLIMGEMLELGDNSYNYHLEVLKKAKELFDEIYFYDPENKYNFDEINIIKTKDDIIKVLNLPYSFIYVKGSNGTNLWKIVEDTIKGG
- a CDS encoding HTH domain-containing protein, with protein sequence MPKELSNRQKRVLFAIIENFIEEKKPISSSEILKKSNLNVSSATIRNDMQKLQHLNLIFQPHSSAGRIPTDNALRLYFEAIKESFSVSSKNIELPQEYKFYDINLMFDRFSKVLSELTNGIVILELPDSKYVYITRAVVSDLTNDFYQITLMTNLGLSITRTVEKFGFPSVKELEKILNEGLVGKSMHEIINIIKSKTIEGEKDVRIINLYNLVFLLVEEFFRNKFIVNGLARIISTEYFNTKEIIFLSKIVEEDKLKAQLFSMKPFDMEIKVTIGNEFEISELKNFAMFETSYCYNANPLGKVAIITFKYSDYKRIYSVLKEYTSRLSKIISKNL
- the murD gene encoding UDP-N-acetylmuramoyl-L-alanine--D-glutamate ligase, which produces MKICLVGYGISNEELLKNILINENNEICISNNKPFSDKDKLFFEKNNISYEENHGNLLKSSDLAIISPGINPKSLPIQIIFENNIPYTTEIEYVWKKIKKENPKSIFIGVTGTNGKSTTTELIGHILKGSYNTFVGGNLGTPLSTADFNNEIYVVEVSSFQLYWGRNFTPEFSVLINLMPDHLDWHSSLEEYYNTKLNLILKTIKNNGLGFINSNLKTYINNVKNLFSFGENGDYIWKNNMIKTKNNINIKVNNESLKLELYREDVLAAVAISLNLDISKELIEEKLNSFKTLEHRLEFVGECNGIKFYNDSKATNVHSAFTAYKSFRGKNYIALLSGRPKNEDMKEFLLELQNNAKKVIVFGEMINEIKKYDFFSNYIVVDDLKSAIMKAVYLSENDYNIILSPAGASYDLFKNYKERGKAFKEEVYKLMEMI
- a CDS encoding UDP-N-acetylmuramoyl-L-alanyl-D-glutamate--2,6-diaminopimelate ligase; translation: MNGHDIINILSDIIIEHNFPLDMEINHITNNTNNIKPGSVFVCIKGNNFDGHDFIKTAIEFHANLIISENAKKTPIDYPYILVSDTKEAYALLNYAYYNINFEDFNFIGVTGTNGKTTVISLIHHVLTQTQNSSLISTVGIKLNDELLYEPYNTTPGVDEIAKIINLSKERSIKNICIEVSSHALSQKRVFKIPFKIAILTNITRDHLDYHSSFEEYKQTKYSLFKQLDGIGIINLDAINPNEVPYDNLITYGFDTNSDYIIKDVEYNNSQMSFTIVEPDGIENNIHTNLIGEYNAQNITAAFVALINLGIEREEIRHNISTFTGVPGRFQLVENTKDIEYKVYIDFAHTPDALEKVLKSARKITKGRVILVFGAGGSADIGKRKIMGEIASKYSDLIIITDDDPKDDDPDEIIEQILEGINKEKTYIVIRNRKTAIKAAISFASRDDIIIIAGRGHEKFQLYENGRKIPFNDYEVAYDIVQKFRKVMKR